The following proteins are co-located in the Streptomyces sp. DT2A-34 genome:
- the folP gene encoding dihydropteroate synthase — MSKQSGRGRVTGLPQWDRCAVMGVVNVTPDSFSDGGRWFDTTSAVKHGLALVEEGADLVDVGGESTRPGATRVDEAEELRRVVPVVRDLASEGVTISVDTMRASVAEQALAAGAALVNDVSGGLADPAMIPVVADAGAPFVVMHWRGFLQGGNVKGVYDDVVAEVVDELHARVEAVRAGGIAPDRIVVDPGLGFSKDAEHDLVLLAHLDRLLALGHPLLVAASRKRFLGRVLAGPQGAPPPARERDAATAAVSALAAQAGAWAVRVHEVRATADAVRVARAIEEARDAQNAPGANTEHSGTHSSEGAR; from the coding sequence ATGAGCAAGCAGAGCGGACGCGGGCGCGTCACGGGCCTTCCGCAGTGGGACCGGTGCGCGGTCATGGGAGTCGTCAACGTGACCCCCGACTCCTTCTCCGACGGCGGCCGCTGGTTCGACACCACGTCCGCCGTCAAGCACGGCCTGGCCCTGGTCGAGGAGGGCGCCGACCTGGTCGACGTCGGCGGCGAGTCCACCCGCCCCGGCGCCACCCGGGTGGACGAGGCCGAGGAACTGCGCCGCGTCGTCCCCGTGGTCCGCGACCTCGCCTCCGAGGGCGTCACGATCTCCGTCGACACCATGCGCGCCTCGGTCGCCGAACAGGCCCTCGCCGCCGGCGCCGCCCTCGTCAACGACGTCAGCGGCGGCCTCGCGGACCCCGCGATGATCCCGGTGGTGGCGGACGCGGGCGCCCCCTTCGTCGTCATGCACTGGCGCGGCTTCCTGCAGGGCGGGAACGTCAAGGGCGTGTACGACGACGTCGTCGCCGAGGTCGTCGACGAGCTCCACGCGCGCGTGGAGGCCGTCCGGGCCGGCGGCATCGCCCCCGACCGCATAGTCGTCGACCCCGGTCTCGGCTTCTCCAAGGACGCCGAGCACGACCTCGTCCTCCTCGCCCACCTCGACCGCCTCCTCGCCCTCGGCCACCCCCTCCTCGTCGCCGCCTCCCGCAAGCGGTTCCTCGGCCGCGTCCTGGCCGGACCGCAGGGCGCGCCGCCGCCCGCCCGGGAGCGCGACGCCGCCACGGCCGCCGTCTCGGCGCTCGCGGCGCAGGCCGGCGCGTGGGCGGTACGCGTGCACGAGGTGCGCGCCACGGCGGACGCGGTGCGCGTCGCGCGCGCGATCGAAGAGGCGCGCGACGCCCAGAACGCGCCCGGCGCGAACACCGAGCACAGCGGCACACACAGCTCTGAAGGAGCCCGGTGA
- a CDS encoding nuclear transport factor 2 family protein — MSAPHTDVEQVEATNTAFYEALESGDFEKLSSLWLTPSDLGVDETYHDPADAGVVSCVHPGWPVLTGRGEVLRSYALIMANTDYIQFFLTDVHISVTGDTALVTCTENILSGGPAPEGGEELGPLVGQLVVATNVFRRTPDGWKIWSHHASPVLAENDEEDSDETPA; from the coding sequence GTGAGCGCCCCCCACACCGATGTCGAGCAGGTGGAGGCCACCAACACCGCCTTCTACGAGGCGTTGGAGAGCGGCGACTTCGAAAAGCTGTCCTCGCTCTGGCTCACCCCGTCCGACCTGGGAGTCGACGAGACGTACCACGACCCGGCCGACGCCGGCGTGGTCTCCTGCGTGCACCCCGGCTGGCCGGTGCTCACCGGACGCGGCGAGGTCCTCAGGTCGTACGCGCTGATCATGGCGAACACCGACTACATCCAGTTCTTCCTCACCGACGTGCACATCTCCGTCACCGGCGACACCGCCCTGGTGACCTGCACCGAGAACATCCTCAGCGGCGGCCCCGCCCCCGAGGGCGGGGAGGAGCTCGGCCCGCTCGTGGGCCAGCTGGTGGTCGCCACCAACGTGTTCCGCCGCACACCCGACGGCTGGAAGATCTGGTCGCACCACGCGTCGCCCGTTCTGGCCGAAAACGACGAGGAAGACAGCGACGAGACCCCCGCCTGA
- the folB gene encoding dihydroneopterin aldolase, whose amino-acid sequence MDRVALRGLKARGYHGVFPEERREGQTFVVDLVLGLDTRPAAADDDLAKTVHYGIVAEEVVAVVEGEPVNLIETLAARIAQACLKHEGVQEVEVTVHKPDAPITVPFDDVTVTITRSRV is encoded by the coding sequence GTGGATCGTGTCGCGCTGCGCGGCCTCAAGGCCCGCGGGTACCACGGTGTGTTCCCCGAGGAGCGCAGGGAGGGCCAGACCTTCGTCGTGGACCTCGTGCTGGGCCTGGACACCCGGCCGGCCGCCGCCGACGACGACCTGGCGAAGACCGTGCACTACGGCATCGTGGCGGAGGAGGTCGTGGCCGTCGTCGAGGGCGAGCCGGTCAACCTCATCGAGACGCTCGCCGCACGCATCGCCCAGGCCTGCCTGAAGCACGAAGGGGTCCAGGAGGTCGAGGTCACCGTCCACAAACCGGACGCGCCGATCACGGTCCCCTTCGACGACGTGACCGTCACCATCACCCGGAGCCGAGTATGA
- the folK gene encoding 2-amino-4-hydroxy-6-hydroxymethyldihydropteridine diphosphokinase, translating into MTAFFTEGHSDPTVQPVPASVVEKVDAADTTLHNPKRAVISLGSNLGNRLETLQGAIDALEDTPGVRIKAVSPVYETEPWGVEPGSQPSYFNAVVVLKTTLPPSSLLERAHAVEEAFHRVRDERWGARTLDVDIVAYADVVSDDPTLTLPHPRAHERAFVLAPWHDVEPQAQLPGRGPVADLLAGITRHGVEPRRDLELQLPE; encoded by the coding sequence ATGACCGCGTTCTTCACCGAGGGGCACAGCGACCCGACCGTACAGCCGGTACCCGCCTCCGTCGTCGAGAAGGTCGACGCCGCCGACACCACCCTCCACAACCCGAAACGGGCCGTGATCTCCCTCGGCTCCAACCTCGGCAACCGCCTGGAGACCCTCCAGGGCGCCATCGACGCGCTGGAGGACACCCCCGGCGTCCGCATCAAGGCGGTCTCCCCGGTGTACGAGACGGAGCCGTGGGGCGTGGAGCCGGGAAGCCAGCCCTCCTACTTCAACGCGGTCGTGGTCCTCAAGACCACGCTCCCCCCGTCCTCCCTCCTGGAGCGCGCCCACGCGGTCGAGGAGGCCTTCCACCGGGTACGGGACGAACGCTGGGGCGCACGCACCCTCGACGTCGACATCGTCGCGTACGCCGACGTCGTCTCCGACGACCCGACCCTCACCCTCCCCCATCCGCGCGCCCACGAACGCGCCTTCGTCCTCGCCCCCTGGCACGACGTTGAGCCGCAGGCACAGCTGCCGGGCCGCGGCCCGGTGGCCGACCTGCTGGCCGGCATCACGCGCCACGGCGTCGAACCGCGCAGAGACCTGGAACTCCAGCTGCCCGAGTAG
- a CDS encoding DUF3180 domain-containing protein, translated as MRELRIRMLAGIFLVAGILSWAGARLWNSIGTLPSVPLAAPIVLAVIAVVLLATALSIRARLKAQRERDPEAKGVDPLMAARAVVFGQASALVAALVAGMYGGTGAFLLELLDIPARRDQAVYAGFSLVAGVGVIAAAIFLERVCKLPEDDEHNGAGAAPTV; from the coding sequence GTGAGAGAGCTGCGCATCAGGATGCTGGCCGGCATCTTCCTCGTCGCCGGAATCCTGTCCTGGGCGGGCGCCCGCCTCTGGAACTCGATCGGGACCCTGCCGAGCGTCCCCCTGGCCGCCCCCATCGTCCTCGCCGTGATCGCCGTGGTCCTGCTCGCCACGGCGCTCTCGATCCGCGCCCGCCTGAAGGCCCAGCGCGAACGCGACCCCGAGGCCAAGGGCGTCGACCCCCTGATGGCCGCCCGCGCGGTCGTCTTCGGCCAGGCCAGCGCCCTGGTGGCCGCCCTCGTCGCCGGCATGTACGGCGGCACGGGCGCCTTCCTCCTGGAACTCCTCGACATCCCCGCCCGCCGCGACCAGGCCGTCTACGCCGGCTTCTCGTTGGTGGCGGGCGTCGGCGTCATAGCGGCAGCCATCTTCCTGGAACGCGTGTGCAAGCTCCCGGAGGACGACGAGCACAACGGGGCAGGCGCGGCGCCGACGGTGTGA
- the folE gene encoding GTP cyclohydrolase I FolE encodes MTDPVTLDGEGFIGEFDEKRAENAVRELLIAVGEDPDREGLKETPARVARAYRELLAGLWQEPEEVLTTTFDIGHDEMVLVKDIEIVSNCEHHLLPFHGVAHIGYIPAESGKITGLSKLARLVDVFARRLQVQERLTTQIADSLMKILEARGVIVVIEAEHMCMSMRGIRKPGAKTTTSAVRGQLRDATTRAEAMSLILAR; translated from the coding sequence ATGACCGACCCCGTGACGCTGGATGGCGAGGGCTTCATCGGCGAGTTCGACGAGAAGCGCGCCGAGAACGCCGTGCGTGAGCTGCTGATCGCGGTCGGCGAGGATCCGGACCGTGAAGGGCTGAAGGAGACGCCGGCGCGGGTGGCGCGGGCTTATCGGGAGCTTTTGGCGGGGCTGTGGCAGGAGCCTGAGGAAGTTCTGACGACGACTTTCGATATCGGACATGACGAGATGGTCTTGGTCAAAGATATAGAAATCGTTTCAAACTGTGAACATCATCTCCTCCCATTCCATGGCGTAGCCCACATTGGGTACATTCCTGCTGAAAGCGGCAAGATCACCGGCCTCTCGAAGCTTGCACGGCTGGTTGACGTGTTTGCCCGTCGTCTGCAGGTGCAGGAACGGCTCACCACCCAGATCGCCGACTCCCTCATGAAGATCCTTGAGGCCCGGGGGGTGATCGTCGTCATTGAGGCTGAACACATGTGCATGTCGATGCGCGGCATCCGCAAGCCCGGCGCCAAGACCACGACGTCGGCGGTGCGTGGGCAGCTTCGGGACGCTACGACCCGCGCCGAGGCAATGAGCCTGATACTGGCGCGCTGA